A stretch of DNA from Vanacampus margaritifer isolate UIUO_Vmar chromosome 1, RoL_Vmar_1.0, whole genome shotgun sequence:
tttgtttttacacctTGTCAACATTCACAGTCTATATTGACTAaggacatatttttgttttcaaatacagggagaaaaagtcaaccaaaaaatgaatacacaagtgaagtacagatacctgaaaaatgtatttaagtaaAAGTAATCCATTTTTGTACTTCATTAGTTCCCACCGCTGGCTAATGACTTTTTTGTATTCGCCCTCATcatcaaaaaacatgacaacGTGTGCTTTCGGCGCGCGTGTTTTGCAGGGGCGGCGTACTGCCAGTTCATGGATATGTTGTTCCCGGGGTGCATCCTCCTAAAGAAGGTCAAGTTTCAAGCCAAACTGGAGCACGAATCCATACACAACTTCAAAGTTCTCCAAGCAGCCTTCAAAAGGATGAGCATTGACAAGGTCCGAACGGCGCCGTCGATCCTCGTTAACGTTTCACTTcgcgtcctgttttttttttttttttctgtgtgtgtgactttttgCGTTTGTGCTCCCGGCAGATCATTCCGGTAGAAAAGCTGGTCAAGGGCAAGTTCCAGGACAACTTTGAGTTTGTGCAGTGGTTCAAGAAGTTCTTCGACGCCAATTACGACGGGAAGGAATACGAGCCGATGCTCGCCAGACAGGGGCAGGACGTGTCCCCCGCCCCCAACCCAGGTGATCACTTTAGCCACAAACCAAAGAGAAATCCAGGTAaccacaacaattttttttaggccaacGCTGCACGGTCTTTGCTGAGCTTTGGATGGCTCAAAGGCACCCGGCAAGCAGCGGAATTGCACAATGAATggccgcctttttttttccccttttttttgctAAGCCACTTTTTGCTAACCGGTACAGTTCGGTAGAGGGTAtgaaatttgcatatttatgtgTGGGCGTGGAGAGGGAGGAGTCTGGTACTCTAACATTTCCGCATTGATTGAGATGTATGAAAGGAATGTGCTTGGATTCGTACGTACgcacaattttttataatcttttcttcttttttaaaaaaaaataattcgctgccattgacggctataaacgtcaaaaattcatttgaacttatttctattagtttaacatttttgttccacttttgttaacaagagtatgaaaacctagaatttttttcattgtacatttagaacagatataaaatttgcgattaatcatgttaactagtaaagtcatacgattaaatacaattaatttgtGTCGCCCCtgattttttataattaaaaaaaataataatttatggcagtgaattagttaacaTCGAGGCATATACGTTCCCTTTCATCTCTGACCATTAGCgtagattttaaacatagaagggcaaaaacatgccttgtgaaaattcaacggcactaaaaaaaaaactagccaccagagggtgctagaactgcacaaatggaaatcaacccaactttttttttttttaacagatgtgctgcttttaatatcgtgacatgacgacgacgacgacgacattgTGGCAATTTCGCCAAATCATGATCTTGCCGTTATCGCTACAGCTGTACCACTTAGTGAAATGGCTTTTTAAAACTTCTCACCATCCAAAATGGAGGCCTCAGATTTGCAAAATTGTAGATGCTTTGTATGCATCGTTTCAAGCAGCGAATGAGCGACCGCCAAGTGTCAGTTTCATGCTGCTGCAATTGTTTTTGCCTGACTTGAATGCTTTTTTTGCTGGCAAATTGCATAGTTTGACTTGTTTTACGAATTGAGttactttcatttttctttgattTGCTTTTAATCTCAGTGTCTTGTGTCTGGTCCTGATATGACTAAGACGAATGTGCACTTCATGTTTaacaaacccttttttttttttctcgtactAAAATGCTGTACGCGTCTTGACCACGTTGGCCACCAGGACCGCAGAGGACGTCTCCGACAGTGCCCAAGAACATGCCGACGCCGCAGAGGGTCCAACACAACACCCCGGCCCTGAGGAAGAACTCCACCCTGTCTCGAAACGGCGGCAGCGACGCGGAGATCACGGAGCTCAATCAACAGGTTGAATAACGAGTCCAAATTCGGTTTCCCTGCACTCGCTAACTCTGACACAAAGTAAGCTGCTAAAAAGTAATACACAAAATATCGTACCCAGTTTTTATTATAACATCTAATAAAACGTCTTACTTCTCACGGTGAAGTAATCTGATTACAGCCTCTACTTTGCCCTATAATGACAAACACATGCACGGatcgttataaaaaaaaaaaaaaaaaaaaaaaaaaaaaaaaaggcaacgtgAGAGTGGAGGACGCAAACGTAAACGATCCGATGAATCGGACTCTTGAAAGCAGACTGCTGGGGCACTCGCTGACTCGAGTACTGACTCGGCAGAAAAATTGTGAACTGTTGCGATTTGGTTCGAGAAACGATTCCGTTGAATTGGTGACTGAATCAAATGATTCAGAAGAATCCGCTCAAGAATCACAATCGAATGATTTGGGATATTTTTATTCAGAAGATTCCATTCATTGACTCGGGTCCGAGGATCAACAGAAACACTATCGACTCGGACGAGTTCGGTTCACTGACTCACCAGTAACACCAAAAAATGGTTCCGTTGAATCAGATTCAAATCAAATGATTTGGTTCACTGACTCGAGTCAGCGGAGTCATTGGACACGTGGCGGAATCGGACGGTTCCGTTGAATCGAGTGAATGACTCGAGTTAACTGACTCGAAACGGCGGCAGCGACGCGGAGATCACGGAGCTCAATCAACAGGTTGGATAACGAGTCCAAATTCGGTTTCCCTGCACTCGCTAACTCTGACACAAAGTAAACTGGTAAAAAGTAATACACAAAATATCGTAGCCAGTTTTTATTATAACATCTAATAAAACGTCTTACTTCTCACGGTGAAGTAATCTGattacagttactttttttttttacgttaaataatcatgtgtgttttatttattttttgctcttgTCTTTGTTCCAGTTGATGGAGTTGAAGCTGACGGTGGACGGCCTGGAGAAGGAGAGAGACTTTTATTTCAGTAAACTACGAGACGTGGAGCTCATCTGCCAGGAGCACGAGAGCGAGAACAACCCGGTGCTCAGCAGGATAATCGACATCCTTTACGCCACAGAGGTGGGAAATGTAGCGAATGCACGCCCAAAAGGCGCACATGCTAacgctaacttttttttttttccaggagagctcagtattgttcattcgatttgacatcatcattgctctcctttttaaaaaaaaaaaaaatataaaaaaataaaaagttttttttttttttaaatatatatgctAACGCTAACTGACGAGCAGCCTTAAACCGTTAGCCGTCAAGAGTTCACCGAACGCGCgatacatttttaactctttgactgccaagcgttttcagaaaagggatgctgtgggtgccagctgatttaagcattttgactgatctttcaaggtccacagaacattttgtgtttggactatggaaacacacatactaccaaggttttcctccacccgtttcccgaaaaaaaaacaaaaaaaaacatagttaacgacttttaacgtctttggcagccctcctttggattttactaaacgttattaaacgtttttggcagtcaaagagttaaaggttgtttttaaacacaatgtCAAAAGCGACCTTATGCGCTGGTCCTCGTGGGAAATGCGGAAAcactaccacttttgtccatatggtgtcgCCATAATCAATGAAAACTGAAAGCTCTATGGTGTGTAAATTGTTCTTAACAGTGGGTGGCGACTTCATCTACAACTGGCGTGATGGCAGTCCACAAATTAATGGTGTAGAGTAGGGCTGTCAGCCGATTCCAATTTTTAGTCTccagaaaaaattttttttaatcataattaatcgcatgacttcaatagttaactcacgattaatcttcaaaatgtacaataaaatgtacaataaaatatttttttctaagttttcatactcttgttaactctttgactgccaaaaacgttaaatgacgtttagtaaaatcctatggaggagtgccaaagacgttaaaagacgtttttttcaaaacataggtgaaactaaccattttctattgttgattactgaaaaacggaataaggtagaaacaaacttttttttctgatgaaagatgagagtccaatctttcaattggtaggatgtgtgtttccatagtccaaacacataattttctgtggaccttgaaagatcagtcaaaaatgcttaaatcggctggcacccacggcatcccttttctgaaaacgtctggcagtcaaagagttaacataaaaatgggaaaaagtataaatatggctgcattattttagtcattgagacagtaatttgataataattcataaaattgagttaaaattaaaaatatgtactgtactggaaaaaaaaaatgagtgtgatattgatttgtgttgggggtcatttttctaccactaggtggcataattgcatttgtaagacgttgctggcatttaatttttaacatgaaataacattttaacaattgtaaaatacaacttgaccccagtctccacaaatatatgcattattattattattattattattattattatttattactgctaaattttgacgagGAAATGTCTGCTGCCAAGTAAGGggcaaaaagtaaatattttctgATTTCTTTCCATGAAAGCAGGtttcatcaaaataagacatttgtaaacaactgcttttactttgaaattttttttgtctgttttctcGCATGTTACGGTGCAAACCAAGTAGCCGTTGCTCGTATctcaattttttctttaaaaaaaaaaaaattcttgaaaaactcAAAATATGAGCTCTCCAAAAATCAGTCATATCTTGAAGTCCGTACACGTTTTTTGACAGTTGTTGTGCTTGTGCGTTCCAGGAGGGCTTTGCGCCTCCAGAAGATGAAGAATGTGACGAACAAGCCCACCTGGATCAGGATGAATACTGAACCCGGGCACTTCTgcttcccccctttttttccctttttctttgatTGATTTCTACTCTTTGTGCACGCGCTTACCTACTAAAAATCACCCGCCACCTTCCCCCGCCCTCACTATATCGTCATCCCCCGTCCTcgccacacgttttttttttttttttttaatttttaaccctTTAACTATACATCATCACGGTTAGCCGACAGTACCGTGCGACCGATCCGCATTTTTTGGCTCAACGTGAGCCGAGAAGACGAGAGGGTCTGTGAATAACGAGCgcattttgcatttttgctggacttatttatttggcctcGGGTGCGCGGCCCCGCAGCACTTTTTCAACTAAAATACTCAAGTGACTTTTTGAATAgcattttcttatttatttaacttatcgtttttttttttttgggatggatCTCCTGTAGCAGAAAACTACTGTACGAGAAAAGTCGAGGCCAAGCATTTTTTGGTTTTCTGCTTGAGCGGGTTTGCGGTATGTCGAAACGGACGGGAATAAAGACAGTACTTTGAAGGGTGTGATCGGGCCCGCTTTGATTGATTATTGTTGACCGGCCGCATATCTGAGCATGAGAATGTTATCCATTGACTGTGAATGGGTGatattttgtaaaaaagtatttcatGTGGAGATTTTGTCTGATGTCATGCTGTTAAATGcaacacaagtttttttttaagtttttttttttttacttattactAGGGTGGCCCAATTTTACAACCAATCAGAGGTTGGTGCAAATAGTGACGGTCGTACTTTTGGGTGGAaaacattacctttttttttttagtaacacTTCTacatcttataaaaaaaaaggtacctatagatacttttttggggggtcagaATCTTGCAAAACGACGCTAAACAAGCCGTCTCGTTGCCTccttgttcttgttttattttgcagaTGGCTTCAGAAGTGACATTCATCCGTGGCATAAACATCATGGACGGAACGCTCGTCATTTTCagttttcaataaataaacagtTGTGAAGTTCTTCACTTGTGCTGTTTTTTGTAACCGTTCCTTTGAGACGTGCAGTACGTTGCTGTGTAAATACAAGTGCACAGAAACGAAATTAATACAAGTATTTTGTCAGTACTGTAGTAGTATTGGCTGCCATAGAAAACTTGAtttgctaaataaatgaatacaaaaataccaTGAAATCAAAAATACTATGCAGCCtacaaataattgttttgtggGAGATATATGTCATATGTAGGTGCGTTTGTGATCGTAGCAAACGTAGCATATTCAGATGTGCACAACTTCCTTacagtagtcttttttttttttaccctggagaacccacggggtcaaatttggcccctctaaattctgctactcaaataacaaataccttttttttttttttttttttttacaaatttaacttcaaaagtccagagtgccacttgtgacgcctgcatggggccatctagtggatgaatattgcacttacatgagccagagtggtggtgacaagatggctaaaatgcaacaaataaaacaaaaaaattatattgttcaatgtagctgtgtatttgatt
This window harbors:
- the mapre3a gene encoding microtubule-associated protein RP/EB family member 3a isoform X2, producing MAVNVYATSVSIDNLSRHDMLAWVNDSLHLTYTKIEQLCSGAAYCQFMDMLFPGCILLKKVKFQAKLEHESIHNFKVLQAAFKRMSIDKIIPVEKLVKGKFQDNFEFVQWFKKFFDANYDGKEYEPMLARQGQDVSPAPNPGDHFSHKPKRNPGPQRTSPTVPKNMPTPQRVQHNTPALRKNSTLSRNGGSDAEITELNQQLMELKLTVDGLEKERDFYFSKLRDVELICQEHESENNPVLSRIIDILYATEVGNVANARPKGAHANAN
- the mapre3a gene encoding microtubule-associated protein RP/EB family member 3a isoform X3, producing the protein MAVNVYATSVSIDNLSRHDMLAWVNDSLHLTYTKIEQLCSGAAYCQFMDMLFPGCILLKKVKFQAKLEHESIHNFKVLQAAFKRMSIDKIIPVEKLVKGKFQDNFEFVQWFKKFFDANYDGKEYEPMLARQGQDVSPAPNPGPQRTSPTVPKNMPTPQRVQHNTPALRKNSTLSRNGGSDAEITELNQQLMELKLTVDGLEKERDFYFSKLRDVELICQEHESENNPVLSRIIDILYATEEGFAPPEDEECDEQAHLDQDEY
- the mapre3a gene encoding microtubule-associated protein RP/EB family member 3a isoform X1, which produces MAVNVYATSVSIDNLSRHDMLAWVNDSLHLTYTKIEQLCSGAAYCQFMDMLFPGCILLKKVKFQAKLEHESIHNFKVLQAAFKRMSIDKIIPVEKLVKGKFQDNFEFVQWFKKFFDANYDGKEYEPMLARQGQDVSPAPNPGDHFSHKPKRNPGPQRTSPTVPKNMPTPQRVQHNTPALRKNSTLSRNGGSDAEITELNQQLMELKLTVDGLEKERDFYFSKLRDVELICQEHESENNPVLSRIIDILYATEEGFAPPEDEECDEQAHLDQDEY